One Kineococcus aurantiacus genomic window carries:
- a CDS encoding alpha/beta fold hydrolase: MSAGTTGAVLPAVTPAADLPGWDPRWSQLVTAPDHTGAERTWHVLDTAPHARDGEVVGTLLCVHGNPTWSYLWRGLATAASAVPLGWRVVAVDQLEMGFSERTGVQRRLADRVEDLAGLVGALGLSGPVVAVGQDWGGIVASGWAASLHHRPASPVELVGLVVANTAASWPADAGAPGVLKAVLAPGVRRRVTSGSEAFLRTTLALPRPALPAAVKAAYRAPYSTPAERAGIDAFVADVPVGAQHPSRPALDAVSAGIGELAAAGVPTLVAWGPRDPVFTEWFLRDWRARVPHADVHRFASASHLTPEDPAFADVVLRWLDARVLAPAAHEEAPDPGPAVPVPPLWAALRERSGDPAVSGSPAVVEMRPDGTSRAVSWALLARRTDELAAGFAARGMAPGQRVSLLVPPGADLTAALYAVLRVGAVAVVADAGLGVRGLSRAVTGAGVDWVVGVPRALLAARVLRWPGRRVAVADLVDVAAEGARALAAGTALPPEPGPGAEGAVLFTSGSTGPAKGVVYTHGQLAQLAQAMGRVIRIGPGQPLVSAFAPFALFGPALGATGVVPAMDVTKPATLTAVALADAVAAASATSVFLSPAAVVNVLATAGDLDERQRRALGTVTTLLSAGAPVPTPLLQRVKELMPLADPRTPYGATEVLPATDVGLSDILAAGAGEGICVGLPVPGVTVAVAPLDADGVAGVDLVGTPGVVGELVVGGEHVKDHYDQLWATQAASVDVRPSPTLRGTVRAGRWHRTGDVGHLDEQGRVWVEGRLAHVVTTADEVVTPVGVEQRAESVPGIARAAFVGIGPRAARQLVVVAEATDAVRRTTVADPVLSQAVRTATGRNLVAVLLVPALPTDVRHNSKIDRARVTAWAERVLAGERAGKLA; encoded by the coding sequence GTGAGCGCTGGCACGACGGGGGCGGTGCTGCCGGCGGTGACGCCGGCGGCGGACCTGCCGGGCTGGGACCCGCGCTGGTCGCAGCTGGTGACGGCACCGGACCACACCGGGGCGGAGCGGACCTGGCACGTGCTGGACACCGCGCCGCACGCCCGCGACGGGGAGGTCGTGGGCACGCTGCTGTGCGTGCACGGCAACCCGACGTGGTCCTACCTGTGGCGCGGTCTGGCCACGGCGGCCTCGGCGGTGCCGCTGGGCTGGCGCGTGGTGGCGGTGGACCAGCTGGAGATGGGCTTCTCCGAGCGCACGGGGGTGCAGCGCCGGCTGGCCGACCGGGTCGAGGACCTCGCGGGCCTGGTCGGGGCGCTGGGGCTGTCGGGCCCGGTGGTGGCCGTGGGGCAGGACTGGGGCGGGATCGTCGCCTCGGGGTGGGCGGCGTCGCTGCACCACCGGCCCGCCTCCCCCGTGGAGCTGGTGGGCCTGGTGGTGGCGAACACCGCAGCGAGCTGGCCGGCGGACGCCGGCGCCCCGGGGGTCCTCAAGGCGGTCCTGGCGCCGGGGGTGCGCCGGCGCGTGACGTCGGGGTCGGAGGCGTTCCTGCGCACGACGCTGGCCCTGCCGCGACCGGCGCTGCCCGCGGCGGTCAAGGCCGCCTACCGCGCGCCGTACTCCACCCCGGCCGAGCGCGCCGGGATCGACGCGTTCGTGGCGGACGTCCCCGTGGGGGCGCAGCACCCGAGCCGGCCCGCGCTGGACGCGGTGAGCGCCGGGATCGGTGAGCTCGCGGCGGCGGGGGTGCCGACCCTGGTGGCGTGGGGTCCGCGGGACCCGGTGTTCACCGAGTGGTTCCTGCGGGACTGGCGGGCGCGCGTGCCGCACGCCGACGTGCACCGGTTCGCCTCGGCCTCGCACCTGACGCCGGAGGACCCCGCGTTCGCCGACGTGGTGCTGCGGTGGCTCGACGCGCGGGTGCTGGCCCCGGCGGCGCACGAGGAGGCGCCCGACCCCGGGCCGGCGGTGCCGGTGCCGCCGCTGTGGGCGGCGCTGCGGGAGCGCTCGGGCGACCCGGCGGTGTCCGGGTCGCCGGCGGTCGTGGAGATGCGCCCCGACGGCACGTCGCGGGCGGTGTCGTGGGCGCTGCTGGCGCGGCGCACCGACGAGCTGGCGGCCGGTTTCGCCGCGCGCGGGATGGCGCCGGGGCAGCGGGTGTCGCTGCTGGTCCCGCCGGGCGCGGACCTGACCGCGGCGCTGTACGCGGTGCTGCGCGTGGGCGCGGTCGCGGTCGTCGCCGACGCCGGCCTGGGCGTGCGGGGGCTGTCGCGGGCCGTCACCGGCGCGGGCGTGGACTGGGTCGTGGGGGTGCCGAGGGCGCTGCTGGCGGCGCGGGTCCTGCGCTGGCCGGGGCGGCGGGTCGCGGTCGCGGACCTGGTCGACGTGGCCGCCGAGGGTGCCCGGGCGCTGGCCGCCGGGACGGCGCTGCCGCCCGAGCCGGGCCCCGGGGCCGAGGGCGCGGTGCTGTTCACGTCGGGCTCGACGGGCCCGGCCAAGGGCGTGGTCTACACCCACGGGCAGCTGGCGCAGCTGGCGCAGGCCATGGGCCGGGTCATCCGGATCGGGCCGGGGCAGCCGCTGGTGTCGGCGTTCGCGCCGTTCGCGCTGTTCGGCCCGGCGCTGGGCGCCACGGGCGTGGTGCCCGCGATGGACGTGACCAAGCCGGCGACCCTGACCGCGGTGGCGCTGGCCGACGCGGTCGCGGCGGCCTCGGCGACGTCGGTGTTCCTGTCCCCCGCCGCGGTCGTCAACGTCCTGGCCACCGCCGGGGACCTCGACGAGCGGCAGCGGCGGGCGCTGGGCACGGTCACGACGCTGCTGTCGGCGGGGGCGCCGGTGCCCACCCCGCTGCTGCAGCGGGTCAAGGAGCTGATGCCGCTGGCGGACCCGCGGACCCCGTACGGGGCCACCGAGGTGCTGCCGGCCACCGACGTCGGCCTGTCGGACATCCTGGCCGCCGGGGCCGGGGAGGGCATCTGCGTGGGGCTGCCGGTGCCGGGCGTCACGGTGGCGGTCGCGCCGCTGGACGCCGACGGCGTCGCCGGGGTGGACCTGGTGGGCACCCCCGGGGTCGTCGGCGAGCTCGTCGTCGGCGGGGAGCACGTCAAGGACCACTACGACCAGCTGTGGGCCACCCAGGCCGCCAGCGTCGACGTGCGGCCCTCCCCCACCCTGCGCGGCACGGTCCGGGCCGGGCGCTGGCACCGCACGGGTGACGTGGGGCACCTGGACGAGCAGGGCCGGGTCTGGGTCGAGGGCCGGCTGGCGCACGTGGTGACCACGGCCGACGAGGTCGTCACCCCCGTCGGGGTCGAGCAGCGCGCCGAGTCCGTGCCGGGCATCGCCCGGGCGGCGTTCGTCGGGATCGGCCCGCGGGCCGCGCGCCAGCTCGTCGTGGTGGCCGAGGCCACCGACGCCGTGCGGCGCACGACCGTCGCGGACCCGGTGCTGTCGCAGGCGGTGCGGACGGCCACCGGCCGCAACCTGGTGGCGGTGCTGCTGGTCCCGGCGCTGCCGACCGACGTGCGGCACAACTCCAAGATCGACCGGGCCCGCGTCACGGCGTGGGCCGAGCGGGTCCTGGCGGGCGAGAGGGCGGGGAAGCTGGCGTGA
- a CDS encoding 3-oxoacyl-ACP synthase III — MFDPSSSDAASAHRVGSPFQGNSTFAPSNAALLSISHVEAPVVVPSSHFDDVLAPTLERLRLRPGLLEKVAGVRERRWWAPGQAASDVAAECGAKALSEAGVDASQVGMVISTTVTRPHLEPAVATSVHHGMDLPTSALNFDIANACLAWVNGVQVASAMIDAGMIEYAVVLGAEDVRSMHEGTVARLQREGITRKDFLNEFATMTLGCGAAAAVIGRADRHPEGHRIVGGVSRAGTAHHELCIGDMNHMRTDAKLMLTEGIEIVVDAFEAGDALWGWRDARKFVIHQISRVHTETLVNRIGVDPAKVPMTFPTWGNVGPISLPMTLAASAPEFSPGDKVIAMGVGSGLNTAMLELAW; from the coding sequence TTGTTCGACCCTTCCAGCTCCGACGCTGCCTCCGCGCACCGCGTGGGGTCGCCCTTCCAGGGCAACTCCACGTTCGCGCCGTCGAACGCCGCGCTCCTGTCGATCTCGCACGTGGAGGCGCCGGTGGTGGTGCCCTCCTCGCACTTCGACGACGTGCTGGCGCCGACGCTGGAGCGGCTGCGCCTGCGCCCGGGCCTGCTGGAGAAGGTCGCCGGGGTGCGCGAGCGCCGCTGGTGGGCCCCCGGCCAGGCCGCCTCCGACGTCGCGGCCGAGTGCGGGGCCAAGGCCCTGTCGGAGGCCGGGGTGGACGCCTCCCAGGTCGGCATGGTGATCTCCACGACCGTCACGCGCCCGCACCTGGAGCCGGCGGTGGCCACGAGCGTGCACCACGGCATGGACCTGCCGACGTCGGCGCTGAACTTCGACATCGCCAACGCGTGCCTGGCGTGGGTGAACGGCGTGCAGGTGGCGTCGGCGATGATCGACGCGGGGATGATCGAGTACGCCGTGGTGCTGGGCGCCGAGGACGTGCGCTCCATGCACGAGGGCACGGTCGCGCGGTTGCAGCGCGAGGGGATCACGCGCAAGGACTTCCTCAACGAGTTCGCGACGATGACGCTGGGCTGCGGTGCGGCCGCGGCGGTCATCGGCCGGGCGGACAGGCACCCGGAGGGGCACCGGATCGTCGGCGGGGTCTCGCGGGCGGGCACGGCGCACCACGAGCTGTGCATCGGGGACATGAACCACATGCGCACCGACGCCAAGCTGATGCTCACCGAGGGCATCGAGATCGTCGTGGACGCCTTCGAGGCCGGGGACGCGCTGTGGGGGTGGCGCGACGCGCGCAAGTTCGTCATCCACCAGATCTCCCGCGTGCACACCGAGACGCTGGTGAACCGGATCGGGGTGGACCCCGCGAAGGTGCCCATGACGTTCCCGACGTGGGGCAACGTGGGCCCGATCTCGCTGCCGATGACGCTCGCGGCCTCGGCCCCGGAGTTCTCCCCCGGCGACAAGGTCATCGCGATGGGCGTGGGCTCGGGGCTGAACACCGCGATGCTCGAGCTGGCCTGGTGA
- a CDS encoding transglutaminaseTgpA domain-containing protein encodes MSAQERTGSERTGEAGDLLATHVASGLAAACAAVAVVAAVLGLVVTDGVPGGAVVTTAAAVLAAVALQRLRGDSRGDSHGQLRGVLQGVGVLGALATLAWSPQVVADRGALGIWPVLASAVAVRQFAVARTAREVRAVLGLAVLVTVAAAGVSPTNALVGPAVLVSVAALAGTASSVPHRPADRVQVRRTVLGVSAASTAALVLFLLVPTPQGGRALGSAELAASARALGADGAPGDLGAADRSAQAYAGGTLDTSARGELPDTPLLSVPVGSPELWRSAVLDAYDGRTWTATSPATPWTARAGATRWSTPVPDGASRDERTDAVQPLADYPALAAPGLPVGVATTAGVRADAAVTHLTPAGTTYEITSRVVPSVDDEGLRAVGSVGPVDAQRWSQLPVSVPARVRDLGVRLAAGGDAVTATRAVAAYLRANARYSVDSPVPAPGRDAVDAFLFTDRVGFCEQFAAAEVVLLRSAGFPARLVTGLAGGTESGGSRVLRAEDAHAWVEVWVPGTGWVSSDPTAGTAAAGSGAGSSAWARLWSWVQSAGAAVLAGPGLRYGLAGALLVVAALAWWLAWWLVRRAGRDAAAVPVAAAERRADPAVAALLLAVRRWDAAVPVPWRRGAAEGVSAWRDRLVAAGPQGPAGALGGAWDAVPGALAVVERACYGRELPPRAELDGARAALEAASSAVLALRAGAGAGGAGEAR; translated from the coding sequence GTGAGCGCGCAGGAGCGCACCGGGTCCGAGCGCACCGGGGAGGCCGGGGACCTGCTGGCCACGCACGTCGCGTCGGGGCTGGCCGCGGCGTGCGCGGCGGTGGCCGTCGTGGCCGCGGTGCTGGGGCTCGTCGTGACGGACGGGGTGCCCGGCGGGGCGGTCGTGACGACCGCCGCGGCGGTGCTCGCGGCGGTCGCGCTGCAGCGGCTGCGGGGGGACTCGCGGGGGGACTCGCACGGGCAGCTGCGCGGGGTGCTGCAGGGGGTCGGCGTCCTCGGGGCGCTGGCGACGCTGGCGTGGTCCCCGCAGGTCGTGGCCGACCGCGGTGCGCTGGGGATCTGGCCGGTGCTGGCGAGCGCCGTGGCGGTGCGCCAGTTCGCGGTGGCCCGCACGGCGCGGGAGGTGCGCGCGGTGCTGGGGCTGGCGGTCCTGGTGACGGTGGCGGCCGCGGGGGTCTCCCCCACGAACGCCCTGGTGGGGCCCGCGGTGCTGGTCTCGGTGGCGGCACTGGCGGGCACGGCCTCCTCGGTGCCGCACCGGCCCGCCGACCGCGTCCAGGTGCGCCGCACGGTCCTCGGCGTGTCGGCGGCCTCGACGGCCGCGCTGGTGCTGTTCCTGCTCGTGCCGACCCCCCAGGGCGGACGGGCCCTGGGGTCGGCGGAGCTGGCGGCGTCGGCCCGCGCCCTGGGCGCGGACGGGGCGCCGGGGGACCTGGGGGCCGCCGACCGCTCGGCGCAGGCGTACGCGGGCGGCACGCTCGACACGTCCGCGCGCGGTGAGCTGCCGGACACGCCGCTGCTGTCGGTGCCGGTGGGCTCGCCGGAGCTGTGGCGCTCGGCGGTCCTGGACGCCTACGACGGGCGCACGTGGACGGCGACGTCGCCGGCGACGCCCTGGACGGCGCGCGCGGGGGCCACGCGCTGGAGCACCCCCGTGCCGGACGGCGCCTCGCGCGACGAGCGCACCGACGCGGTGCAGCCCCTGGCCGACTACCCGGCGCTGGCGGCGCCGGGCCTCCCGGTCGGCGTCGCGACGACGGCCGGGGTCCGGGCGGACGCGGCCGTGACGCACCTGACGCCGGCGGGCACCACCTACGAGATCACCTCACGGGTGGTGCCCTCGGTGGACGACGAGGGGCTGCGGGCGGTGGGCTCGGTGGGCCCGGTGGACGCGCAGCGGTGGTCCCAGCTGCCGGTCTCGGTGCCGGCGCGCGTGCGGGACCTGGGGGTGCGGCTGGCCGCGGGCGGCGACGCGGTGACCGCGACGCGGGCCGTGGCGGCGTACCTGCGCGCGAACGCGCGGTACTCGGTGGACTCGCCGGTGCCGGCCCCGGGCCGGGACGCGGTGGACGCGTTCCTGTTCACCGACCGCGTGGGCTTCTGCGAGCAGTTCGCGGCCGCCGAGGTCGTGCTGCTGCGCTCGGCGGGGTTCCCCGCGCGGCTGGTGACGGGTCTGGCCGGGGGCACCGAGAGCGGCGGGAGCCGGGTGCTGCGCGCCGAGGACGCCCACGCGTGGGTGGAGGTGTGGGTGCCGGGCACGGGATGGGTGTCTTCGGACCCGACGGCGGGCACGGCGGCGGCCGGGTCGGGGGCCGGGTCCTCGGCGTGGGCGCGGCTGTGGTCGTGGGTGCAGTCCGCGGGAGCCGCGGTGCTGGCCGGGCCGGGGCTGCGGTACGGCCTGGCCGGTGCGCTGCTGGTCGTCGCCGCGCTGGCGTGGTGGCTGGCGTGGTGGCTGGTGCGGCGGGCGGGCCGGGACGCGGCGGCGGTGCCGGTGGCCGCGGCGGAGCGGCGCGCCGACCCGGCGGTCGCGGCGCTGCTGCTGGCGGTGCGGCGCTGGGACGCGGCGGTGCCGGTGCCGTGGCGGCGCGGGGCGGCCGAGGGCGTCTCGGCGTGGCGGGACCGGCTGGTCGCGGCGGGCCCGCAGGGCCCGGCGGGTGCGCTGGGAGGGGCGTGGGACGCGGTGCCGGGCGCCCTGGCCGTGGTGGAACGCGCCTGCTACGGGCGCGAGCTGCCCCCGCGGGCGGAACTGGACGGGGCGCGGGCGGCGTTGGAGGCTGCGTCGTCCGCGGTGCTGGCGCTGCGGGCGGGTGCAGGGGCGGGTGGGGCGGGCGAGGCCCGGTGA
- a CDS encoding DUF58 domain-containing protein, with protein MTAPVTAPVVDPVVGRVAAPAEHLLTDPVTDLPGGASVRFRPILLVTSGPALLLLSFGVGNPWLTLAGCVLVAAVLLAVVTAPPFAHLAVSVGVPSRARVGEAVVHAVRVRNTSARSCPPVVLHLHGDAFAAVHVGLPRLGAGEAVELAVPRTAVARGASAGPLAVVQAADALGLLLQRRSARVAAPVLVHPAPTRPPALPVPPSARGVEDLAGVRPFRAGDPASAVHWRASARRGPLSAPAGPSLVPSLVVVEREAEVRGLLVLLLDPVPGLGEEGFEALLASASALVLAERGAGRRVAVLDAGGRAAEGLAALDVLAAAERGAVARPELAVRAAGRDGRVLVGDGQRWRYLS; from the coding sequence GTGACCGCACCGGTGACCGCACCGGTCGTCGATCCGGTGGTCGGCCGGGTGGCCGCGCCGGCCGAGCACCTGCTGACCGACCCGGTGACCGACCTGCCCGGCGGGGCGAGCGTGCGGTTCCGCCCGATCCTGCTGGTGACGTCGGGCCCGGCGCTGCTGCTGCTGTCCTTCGGGGTCGGCAACCCCTGGCTGACCCTGGCCGGCTGCGTCCTGGTCGCGGCCGTGCTGCTGGCCGTGGTGACGGCGCCGCCGTTCGCGCACCTGGCCGTCTCGGTGGGCGTGCCCTCCCGGGCCCGTGTCGGCGAGGCCGTCGTCCACGCCGTGCGGGTGCGCAACACCTCCGCCCGGTCCTGCCCCCCGGTGGTGCTGCACCTGCACGGCGACGCGTTCGCGGCCGTGCACGTGGGCCTGCCGCGCCTGGGCGCCGGTGAGGCCGTGGAGCTGGCGGTGCCGCGCACCGCCGTCGCCCGCGGTGCCAGCGCCGGGCCGCTGGCCGTCGTGCAGGCCGCGGACGCGCTGGGCCTGCTGCTGCAGCGGCGCAGCGCGCGCGTGGCCGCGCCGGTCCTGGTGCACCCCGCCCCCACCCGTCCCCCGGCGCTGCCGGTCCCCCCGTCCGCCCGCGGCGTGGAGGACCTCGCCGGGGTGCGCCCGTTCCGGGCGGGCGACCCCGCCTCGGCCGTGCACTGGCGCGCCTCGGCGCGGCGGGGGCCGTTGTCGGCCCCGGCCGGTCCCTCGCTCGTCCCCTCGCTCGTCGTGGTCGAGCGCGAGGCCGAGGTGCGGGGGCTGCTGGTCCTGCTCCTGGACCCGGTCCCCGGGCTGGGCGAGGAGGGTTTCGAGGCGCTGCTGGCGTCGGCGAGCGCCCTGGTGCTCGCCGAGCGCGGCGCGGGCCGCCGGGTGGCGGTGCTGGACGCCGGGGGGCGGGCCGCGGAGGGGCTGGCGGCGCTGGACGTGCTGGCGGCCGCCGAGCGCGGTGCGGTGGCGCGGCCGGAGCTCGCGGTGCGGGCGGCGGGTCGTGACGGCCGGGTGCTGGTGGGGGACGGTCAGCGCTGGAGGTACCTGTCGTGA
- a CDS encoding MoxR family ATPase, giving the protein MSHALLEARPSRDPSLLARSLVEGIERVVRGRRQAVELLVTAVLARGHVLVEDVPGSGKTTLATAFAASLGAQCSRVQATADLLPADVTGSGVWDPATGGFRFVPGPVFAPVLLVDELNRTSPRTQSAFLEAMEERAVTVDGVRHALPDPFVLVATQNPVEQHGTYPLPEGQLDRFAVRLVLGPLAEDVERQVLREQLAGNRPERLTPVLDLADLVAVQEATARVHVADATLDLALRLCRATRTDPRVLLGAGTRAALTLVRCAQGRALLAGRDHVLPEDVQALVVPVLAHRLVPGDGLALAEDGGAAARTLTQERLAAGLVQAVPVDLRR; this is encoded by the coding sequence GTGAGTCACGCCCTCCTCGAAGCGCGCCCGTCCCGCGACCCGTCCCTGCTGGCCCGTTCCCTCGTCGAGGGGATCGAGCGGGTCGTGCGCGGTCGCCGCCAAGCCGTCGAACTGCTCGTCACGGCGGTGCTGGCCCGTGGTCACGTGCTGGTCGAGGACGTGCCCGGCAGCGGCAAGACGACGCTGGCGACGGCGTTCGCGGCGTCGCTGGGGGCGCAGTGCTCCCGCGTGCAGGCGACGGCGGACCTGCTGCCGGCGGACGTGACGGGTTCGGGGGTGTGGGACCCGGCCACGGGCGGGTTCCGGTTCGTGCCGGGGCCGGTGTTCGCGCCGGTGCTGCTCGTGGACGAGCTGAACCGGACGTCGCCGCGCACGCAGTCGGCGTTCCTGGAGGCCATGGAGGAGCGAGCGGTCACGGTCGACGGCGTGCGCCACGCCCTGCCGGACCCGTTCGTGCTGGTCGCGACGCAGAACCCCGTGGAGCAGCACGGGACGTACCCGCTGCCGGAGGGTCAGCTGGACCGGTTCGCGGTGCGCCTGGTGCTGGGGCCGCTGGCCGAGGACGTCGAGCGGCAGGTGCTGCGCGAGCAGCTGGCCGGCAACCGCCCCGAGCGGCTGACGCCGGTGCTGGACCTGGCCGACCTGGTCGCGGTGCAGGAGGCGACCGCGCGCGTCCACGTGGCCGACGCGACGCTGGACCTGGCGCTGCGGCTCTGCCGCGCGACCCGCACCGACCCGCGGGTCCTGCTGGGTGCGGGCACCCGCGCGGCGCTGACGCTGGTGCGGTGCGCCCAGGGGCGCGCGCTGCTGGCCGGCCGCGACCACGTGCTGCCCGAGGACGTGCAGGCCCTGGTGGTCCCGGTGCTGGCGCACCGCCTGGTGCCCGGGGACGGGCTCGCCCTGGCCGAGGACGGCGGGGCGGCGGCGCGGACCCTCACGCAGGAGCGGCTGGCGGCCGGTCTGGTCCAGGCCGTGCCGGTGGACCTGCGCCGGTGA
- a CDS encoding LuxR C-terminal-related transcriptional regulator: MNAGHSGHCDTPNRHGNLTGAADAASTIRVPTTGVAMDDRKGDTGRPQGAPTSTSGHIGLLVVDDCCLYRQGLVSMLGKEPDVAGVLAASDQHDADAVLEGRGVDLVLVSISTPGSLELVSAIRRRAPTTHTVAIGVADSDSEIIACVESGVAGYVLRSQSFAHLMTVVRSVLNGESVVSPHTSAALMRRLAALADERAPRVPVLTDREDQVLRLMDHGLSNQEIADRLFIELRTVKNHVHNILAKLGVSRRGQAVALMRGVASGSSRGGPGNGGAGERGRAPAGPVTGRGKVGTAAGTLPTGRDTMPAWWLSADRS, from the coding sequence GTGAACGCCGGGCACTCCGGGCATTGCGACACGCCGAACCGTCACGGCAACCTGACTGGTGCCGCTGATGCGGCGTCGACGATCCGCGTGCCGACAACGGGAGTCGCGATGGACGATCGGAAAGGCGACACGGGGCGTCCGCAGGGGGCGCCGACCTCGACCAGCGGGCACATCGGGTTGCTCGTCGTCGACGACTGTTGCCTCTACCGCCAAGGGCTGGTCTCGATGCTCGGCAAGGAGCCCGACGTGGCGGGCGTCCTCGCCGCGTCGGACCAGCACGACGCCGATGCAGTGCTGGAGGGGAGGGGCGTCGACCTCGTCCTCGTCAGCATCTCGACGCCAGGGAGCCTGGAACTGGTGAGTGCCATCCGCAGGCGCGCCCCGACCACCCACACGGTGGCCATCGGCGTCGCGGACAGCGACAGCGAGATCATCGCCTGCGTCGAATCGGGCGTGGCCGGGTACGTGCTCCGCAGCCAGTCCTTCGCGCACCTCATGACAGTCGTGCGCAGCGTCCTGAACGGGGAGAGCGTCGTCTCACCGCACACGTCTGCGGCTCTCATGCGTCGGCTCGCCGCGCTGGCCGACGAGCGCGCGCCGCGGGTACCGGTCCTCACCGACCGGGAGGACCAGGTCCTTCGACTCATGGACCACGGCTTGTCGAACCAGGAGATCGCCGACCGACTCTTCATCGAGCTCCGCACGGTGAAGAACCACGTGCACAACATCCTGGCCAAGCTGGGTGTCTCCCGGCGGGGTCAGGCTGTCGCCCTGATGCGAGGCGTGGCGAGCGGGTCGTCGCGAGGCGGGCCCGGGAACGGTGGCGCAGGGGAGCGCGGGCGGGCTCCTGCCGGTCCGGTGACCGGGAGGGGGAAGGTCGGAACCGCAGCGGGAACCCTGCCGACCGGCCGCGACACGATGCCGGCCTGGTGGCTGAGCGCCGACAGGTCCTAG